A section of the Microtus ochrogaster isolate Prairie Vole_2 unplaced genomic scaffold, MicOch1.0 UNK69, whole genome shotgun sequence genome encodes:
- the Cdc20 gene encoding cell division cycle protein 20 homolog → MAQFVFESDLHSLLQLDAPIPNAPVARWQRKAKETKGPAPSPMRAANRSHSAGRTPGRTPGKSNSKVQTTPSKPGGDRYIPHRSASQMEVASFLLSKENQPEDGETPTKKEHQKAWALNLNGFDVEEAKILRLSGKPQNAPEGYQNRLKVLYSQKATPGSSRKTCRYIPSLPDRILDAPEIRNDYYLNLVDWSSGNVLAVALDNSVYLWNAGTGDILQLLQMEQPGDYISSVAWIKEGNYLAVGTSNAEVQLWDVQQQKRLRNMTSHSARVSSLSWNSYILSSGSRSGHIHHHDVRVAEHHVATLSGHSQEVCGLRWAPDGRHLASGGNDNVVNVWPSGPGESGWAPLQTFTQHQGAVKAVAWCPWQSNILATGGGTSDRHIRIWNVCSGACLSAVDAHSQVCSILWSPHYKELISGHGFAQNQLVIWKYPTMAKVAELKGHTARVLSLTMSPDGATVASAAADETLRLWRCFELDPALRREREKASVAKSSLIHQGIR, encoded by the exons ATGGCGCAGTTCGTGTTCGAGAGCGACTTGCACTCTCTGCTTCAATTGGACGCGCCTATCCCCAATGCACCTGTTGCGCGCTGGCAGcgcaaagcaaaggaaaccaaagGCCCAGCGCCCTCGCCCATGCGGGCCGCCAACAGATCTCACAGCGCCGGCCGGACCCCGGGCCGGACTCCTG gCAAATCGAATTCCAAGGTTCAGACCACCCCTAGCAAACCTGGAGGTGACCGCTATATCCCCCATCGCAGTGCTTCCCAAATGGAGGTGGCCAGCTTCCTCTTGAGCAAGGAGAACCAGCCGGAAGACGGGGAGACGCCCACCAAGAAG GAGCATCAGAAAGCCTGGGCCCTGAACCTGAACGGTTTTGATGTGGAGGAAGCCAAGATCCTCAGACTCAGTGGGAAACCTCAGAATGCCCCGGAAG GCTACCAGAACAGACTGAAAGTCCTCTACAGCCAGAAAGCCACGCCTGGCTCCAGCCGGAAGACTTGCCGATACATTCCTTCCCTGCCAGACAGGATACTCGATGCCCCTGAAATCCGAAATGACTACT ACCTGAACCTCGTGGATTGGAGCTCTGGAAATGTCCTGGCTGTGGCACTGGACAACAGTGTGTACTTATGGAACGCTGGCACCGGTGACATCCTGCAGCTGTTGCAAATGGAACAGCCTGGGGACTACATTTCCTCCGTGGCCTGGATCAAAGAGGGCAACTACCTGGCCGTGGGCACCAGTAACGCTGAAGTGCAG CTATGGGATGTGCAGCAGCAGAAACGGCTTCGGAATATGACTAGCCACTCAGCTCGAGTAAGCTCTCTAAGTTGGAACAGCTATATTCTGTCCAG TGGTTCACGCTCTGGCCACATACACCACCATGATGTTCGGGTAGCAGAACACCATGTGGCCACATTGAGTGGCCATAGCCAGGAAGTATGTGGGCTGCGCTGGGCCCCGGATGGACGACATCTGGCAAGTGGTGGCAATGATAACGTGGTGAACGTGTGGCCAAGTGGTCCTGGAGAAAGTGGCTGGGCCCCACTGCAGACCTTCACTCAACATCAAGGTGCTGTCAAG GCTGTTGCGTGGTGTCCCTGGCAGTCCAATATTCTGGCGACCGGAGGAGGCACCAGTGACCGACACATCCGCATTTGGAATGTCTGCTCTGGGGCCTGTTTGAGTGCTGTGGATGCCCATTCCCAG GTGTGTTCCATCCTCTGGTCTCCCCACTATAAGGAGCTCATCTCAGGGCATGGCTTTGCCCAGAACCAGCTGGTTATTTGGAAGTACCCAACCATGGCCAAGGTGGCTGAGCTCAAAG GTCACACAGCCCGGGTCCTGAGTCTCACCATGAGTCCAGATGGGGCCACAGTGGCATCAGCAGCAGCCGATGAGACTCTGCGGCTGTGGCGCTGCTTTGAGTTGGACCCTGCCCTGCGGCGGGAGAGGGAGAAAGCCAGCGTAGCCAAAAGTAGCCTTATCCACCAAGGCATCCGTTGA
- the Med8 gene encoding mediator of RNA polymerase II transcription subunit 8 isoform X2, which translates to MQREEKQLEASLDALLNQVADLKNSLGSFIYKLENEYDRLTWPSVLDSFALLSGQLNTLNKVLKHEKTPLFRNQVIIPLVLSPDRDEDLMRQTEGRVPVFSHEVVPDHLRTKPDPEVEEQEKQLTTDAARIGADAAQKQIQSLNKMCSNLLEKISKEERESESGGLRPNKQTFNPADTNALVAAVAFGKGLSNWRPSGSSGPGQPGQPGAGPILAGASGLQQVQMAGAPNQQQTMLSGVQMAQAGQPGKMPSGIKTNIKSASMHPYQR; encoded by the exons ATGCAG agggaggagaagcagCTTGAGGCATCATTAGATGCACTGCTGAATCAAGTGGCTGATCTGAAGAATTCACTGGGGAGTTTCATTTACAAGTTGGAAAACGAGTATGACCGGCTCACCTG GCCCTCTGTCCTGGATAGCTTTGCACTGCTCTCTGGACAGCTGAACACTCTGAACAAGGTCTTAAAGCATGAGAAGACACCCCTGTTTCGTAACCAGGTCATCATCCCTCTGGTGCTGTCCCCAGATCGAGATGAAGACCTCATG CGTCAGACTGAAGGACGAGTGCCTGTTTTCAGCCATGAGGTCGTCCCTGACCATTTGAGAACCAAGCCTGACCCTGAAGTTGAAGAGCAAGAGAAGCAGCTGACAACAGATGCTGCCAGAATTGGTGCTGATGCAGCGCAG AAGCAGATCCAGAGCTTGAATAAAATGTGCTCAAACCTTTTAGAGAAAATCAGCAAAGAAGAACGAGAATCAGAGAGTGGAG GTCTCCGGCCAAACAAGCAGACTTTCAACCCTGCAGACACCAATGCCTTAGTGGCAGCTGTTGCCTTTGGGAAGGGGCTATCTAATTGGAGACCTTCAGGTAGCAGTGGTCCTGGCCAACCCGGCCAGCCAGGAgctggtccaatccttgcaggaGCCTCAGGATTACAGCAAGTTCAAATGGCAGGTGCTCCAAACCAGCAGCAGACAATGCTCAGTGGAGTCCAGATGGCTCAAGCAGGTCAACCAG GGAAAATGCCAAGTGGGATAAAAACCAACATCAAGTCGGCTTCAATGCATCCCTACCAGCGGTGA
- the Elovl1 gene encoding elongation of very long chain fatty acids protein 1, translated as MEAVVNWYQDLMKLTDPRIQKYPLMGSPLLITSILLTYVYFILSLGPRIMANRKPFQLRGFMIVYNFSLVIFSLYIVYEFLMSGWLTTYTWRCDPVDFSNSPEALRMVRVAWLFMFSKVIELMDTVIFILRKKDGQVTFLHVFHHSVLPWSWWWGINIAPGGMASFHAMINSSVHVVMYLYYGLSALGPVAQPYLWWKKHMTAIQLIQFVLVSLHISQYYFIPNCNYQYPLIIHLIWIYGTFFFVLFSNFWYHSYTKGKRLPRTVQQNGTPAITKVKAN; from the exons ATGGAGGCTGTTGTGAACTGGTATCAGGACTTGATGAAGCTTACAG ATCCCCGGATCCAGAAATACCCTCTGATGGGGTCCCCTTTGCTAATAACATCCATCCTTCTGACCTATGTATACTTCATCCTCTCACTTGGGCCTCGAATCATGGCTAATCGGAAGCCCTTCCAACTTCGTGGCTTCATGATTGTCTACAACTTCTCACTGGTGATATTCTCCCTCTACATTGTCTATGAG TTCCTAATGTCTGGTTGGCTGACTACATACACCTGGCGCTGTGACCCTGTAGACTTTTCCAATAGCCCTGAGGCACTTCGG ATGGTTCGAGTGGCCTGGCTCTTCATGTTTTCCAAGGTCATTGAGCTGATGGACACA GTGATATTTATTCTCCGGAAGAAAGACGGGCAGGTGACCTTCCTCCATGTCTTCCATCATTCCGtgcttccctggagctggtggTGGGGGATAAACATTGCTCCAG GAGGAATGGCCTCTTTCCATGCCATGATAAACTCCTCCGTACATGTTGTCATGTACCTATACTATGGATTGTCTGCCCTTGGTCCTGTGGCTCAACCCTACCTTTGGTGGAAAAAACATATGACAGCCATTCAGCTG ATCCAGTTTGTCCTGGTCTCACTGCACATCAGCCAATACTACTTCATACCCAACTGCAACTACCAGTACCCTCTCATCATCCACCTCATCTGGATATACGGTACCTTCTTCTTCGTGCTCTTCTCCAATTTCTGGTACCACTCTTACACTAAGGGAAAGCGGCTGCCCCGCACAGTCCAACAAAACGGAACTCCAGCTATCACCAAGGTCAAGGCCAACTGA
- the Med8 gene encoding mediator of RNA polymerase II transcription subunit 8 isoform X1: MTASRSVREEKQLEASLDALLNQVADLKNSLGSFIYKLENEYDRLTWPSVLDSFALLSGQLNTLNKVLKHEKTPLFRNQVIIPLVLSPDRDEDLMRQTEGRVPVFSHEVVPDHLRTKPDPEVEEQEKQLTTDAARIGADAAQKQIQSLNKMCSNLLEKISKEERESESGGLRPNKQTFNPADTNALVAAVAFGKGLSNWRPSGSSGPGQPGQPGAGPILAGASGLQQVQMAGAPNQQQTMLSGVQMAQAGQPGKMPSGIKTNIKSASMHPYQR; this comes from the exons ATGACAGCAAGCAGGAGTGTG agggaggagaagcagCTTGAGGCATCATTAGATGCACTGCTGAATCAAGTGGCTGATCTGAAGAATTCACTGGGGAGTTTCATTTACAAGTTGGAAAACGAGTATGACCGGCTCACCTG GCCCTCTGTCCTGGATAGCTTTGCACTGCTCTCTGGACAGCTGAACACTCTGAACAAGGTCTTAAAGCATGAGAAGACACCCCTGTTTCGTAACCAGGTCATCATCCCTCTGGTGCTGTCCCCAGATCGAGATGAAGACCTCATG CGTCAGACTGAAGGACGAGTGCCTGTTTTCAGCCATGAGGTCGTCCCTGACCATTTGAGAACCAAGCCTGACCCTGAAGTTGAAGAGCAAGAGAAGCAGCTGACAACAGATGCTGCCAGAATTGGTGCTGATGCAGCGCAG AAGCAGATCCAGAGCTTGAATAAAATGTGCTCAAACCTTTTAGAGAAAATCAGCAAAGAAGAACGAGAATCAGAGAGTGGAG GTCTCCGGCCAAACAAGCAGACTTTCAACCCTGCAGACACCAATGCCTTAGTGGCAGCTGTTGCCTTTGGGAAGGGGCTATCTAATTGGAGACCTTCAGGTAGCAGTGGTCCTGGCCAACCCGGCCAGCCAGGAgctggtccaatccttgcaggaGCCTCAGGATTACAGCAAGTTCAAATGGCAGGTGCTCCAAACCAGCAGCAGACAATGCTCAGTGGAGTCCAGATGGCTCAAGCAGGTCAACCAG GGAAAATGCCAAGTGGGATAAAAACCAACATCAAGTCGGCTTCAATGCATCCCTACCAGCGGTGA